One Halichondria panicea chromosome 3, odHalPani1.1, whole genome shotgun sequence genomic region harbors:
- the LOC135333675 gene encoding tolloid-like protein 1 isoform X1, which yields MLQQIFITLLLIFHLASSTHEKSTDKNVEEVKDEFNGHFSDPSAKAAMIKHIGDMAFIKVPHGKNQSTDQTRTRRNAIRYSSALWPNAQVPYTISPDFSENDREVILQAMRHWEDRTCLRFFPRTTERYFIYILSGDGCYSYVGRLHRNYQPQGVSLGPGCVYLRTAIHEIGHAIGFYHEHTRHDRDQYVNVITNNIRNGQAGNFAKARPGQTLTLGYGYDYASIMHYTGTSFAKSRSNPTIVAKDEGIVFGSAQELSPLDILKANALYRCGSTRPPISTYPQSTKALTLPDGITCGGVMEGKSGTFYSPSYPNHIVNQRCAWVIRVPEGYRVRLSFPGLRLEQSAGCIKDYVQVFTGRSINPEDGEYLSRNARDGKFCSSSQIYTSNYVYDNTATVYYHTDSSNTGPGTPRGLRVDFSTIDINECGGQSNRCHTCTNLDGSYRCECKNGYYHSPAASTCFDFNECAYDNGGCDHICDNTGGSYICKCNPGYYLQADGLSCTTTPTASPTVAPPTTPTTVPPPTTRTTTISTTTPTTQPPTPASICGPSLFTGASGSFQTPAWPATYPLNFNCEWNIQAPSPGCNVCLTFDDLAFGIAGKTTENCPKDYLKIHDTTGLIRTICDLGRPSLITAIGNTRLYFFAGPYHGPKRTGFRIEYTIVCPTTPSPITRPTTVATTSPDPTTPPPTTRPTTRPTTRSTTTTPPTTLAPTTLPPPTPNCPVLPSNPQGTFSCGGFFQIGQSFGPTNLPFGPFLGTTKPECNWIIFGVGPFQVVFNYFDIPSSRQCSSNSVSVHNGFGTGSNSPLIEKMCGEKCGEYTVTGTGNIMTVTLRVSSPGSFRGFYAQFKQI from the exons ATGCTACAGCAAATCTTCATAACTCTTCTGCTCATATTTCACCTGGCATCTTCCACTCATGAGAAATCAACAGACAAGAATGTAGAAGAGGTCAAAGATGAGTTTAATGGACATTTCTCAGACCCTTCAGCCAAAGCAG CCATGATAAAGCACATTGGAGACATGGCATTCATCAAAGTTCCTCACGGCAAGAATCAGTCCACAGATCAGACAAGAACTAGGAGAAATGCAATACGTTATTCCAGCGCTCTATGGCCGAATGCACAAGTACCATACACCATTTCTCCTGACTTTAGTG AAAATGATAGGGAAGTAATCCTGCAGGCAATGAGGCACTGGGAAGACAGAACTTGTCTTCGATTTTTTCCTCGCACAACAGAACGCTACTTCATCTATATCCTTTCAGGAGATGG GTGCTATTCTTATGTTGGACGTCTGCATCGCAATTATCAACCTCAAGGTGTCTCTCTGGGTCCGGGATGTGTGTATTTGAGAACAGCTATTCATGAGATAGGACATGCAATAGGATTTTATCATGAGCACACTCGGCATGACCGGGATCAGTACGTAAACGTAATCACAAATAACATCCGTAATGGACAAGCAGGCAATTTTGCGAAAGCTAGACCTGGTCAAACACTTACATTAGGTTATGGCTATGACTATGCCAGCATTATGCACTACACTGGTACTTCGTTTGCAAAGTCCCGTAGCAATCCGACTATTGTAGCGAAAGACGAAGGAATTGTGTTCGGCTCTGCACAAGAACTAAGCCCTTTGGATATCCTTAAAGCAAATGCCCTTTATCGATGTG gTTCTACAAGGCCCCCAATTAGCACCTACCCACAAAGTACTAAAGCCCTGACCCTTCCGGACGGAATCACATGCGGTGGAGTCATGGAAGGTAAAAGTGGAACATTCTACTCGCCGAGTTATCCCAACCATATTGTGAATCAGAGGTGTGCATGGGTGATTCGGGTCCCTGAAGGATACAGAGTTCGCCTGAGTTTTCCAGGACTCCGCCTAGAGCAGAG TGCTGGGTGCATTAAAGACTATGTCCAAGTATTTACTGGACGATCTATAAACCCCGAGGATGGTGAATATCTTTCAAGAAATGCTAGAGATGGCAAATTTTGCAGCTCTAGCCAGATATACACCTCAAACTATGTGTATGACAACACAGCAACTGTCTACTACCACACTGATAGTAGCAACACAGGACCTGGTACACCGCGGGGACTTCGGGTGGACTTCTCAACAATTG ACATCAATGAGTGTGGTGGCCAATCAAACAGatgtcacacatgcacaaatctTGACGGATCGTACCGCTGTGAATGTAAAAATGGATACTATCACTCTCCAGCAGCAAGTACTTGCTTTG ATTTCAATGAGTGTGCATACGATAATGGAGGATGTGATCATATTTGTGACAACACTGGAGGCTCTTATATATGCAAATGTAATCCTGGCTACTACCTACAAGCAGATGGTCTGAGCTGCACAACAACACCTACTG CCTCACCAACTGTTGCTCCCCCTACTACTCCAACTACTGTCCCTCCACCCACAACCAGAACGACCACAATTTCCACGACAACACCGACCACACAGCCCCCCACACCTGCTAGTATATGTGGGCCAAGTCTTTTCACAGGTGCCTCTGGAAGCTTCCAAACACCTGCCTGGCCCGCGACCTACCCCTTAAATTTTAACTGTGAATGGAACATCCAAGCTCCTTCTCCAGGATGCAATGTTTGCCTCACATTTGATGATTTAGCTTTTGGGATAGCTGGAAAAACAACTGAAAACTGTCCCAAAGATTATTTGAAGATCCACGATACTACCGGCTTAATTCGCACCATTTGTGACCTTGGTAGACCTTCTCTCATCACTGCAATTGGCAATACCAGACTATACTTCTTTGCTGGACCATATCATGGACCAAAACGTACGGGATTCAGGATTGAGTACACGATAGTCTGTCCAACCACTCCCTCGCCCATCACCAGGCCAACTACAGTAGCCACGACATCACCAGATCCAACCACTCCCCCGCCCACCACCAGGCCAACTACTAGACCCACCACTCGTTCTACCACGACTACACCTCCAACCACCCTCGCTCCCACTACGCTACCACCACCTACTCCGAATTGCCCTGTTTTACCATCCAACCCTCAAGGAACGTTCAGTTGTGGTGGATTCTTCCAGATAGGTCAAAGTTTCGGACCTACTAATCTGCCCTTTGGCCCTTTCCTTGGCACCACAAAGCCTGAATGCAATTGGATAATTTTCGGTGTTGGACCATTCCAAGTCGTGTTCAATTATTTCGATATTCCCAGCAGTAGGCAATGTTCGTCTAATTCTGTTTCGGTGCACAATGGATTTGGAACTGGTTCAAATTCTCCATTGATTGAGAAGATGTGTGGGGAGAAGTGTGGCGAGTACACAGTCACAGGGACAGGAAATATTATGACCGTGACTCTGCGGGTGTCTTCCCCAGGATCGTTCAGAGGATTCTATGCACAATTTAAACAAATTTAA
- the LOC135333675 gene encoding tolloid-like protein 1 isoform X2: MQYVIPALYGRMHKYHTPFLLTLVAMRHWEDRTCLRFFPRTTERYFIYILSGDGCYSYVGRLHRNYQPQGVSLGPGCVYLRTAIHEIGHAIGFYHEHTRHDRDQYVNVITNNIRNGQAGNFAKARPGQTLTLGYGYDYASIMHYTGTSFAKSRSNPTIVAKDEGIVFGSAQELSPLDILKANALYRCGSTRPPISTYPQSTKALTLPDGITCGGVMEGKSGTFYSPSYPNHIVNQRCAWVIRVPEGYRVRLSFPGLRLEQSAGCIKDYVQVFTGRSINPEDGEYLSRNARDGKFCSSSQIYTSNYVYDNTATVYYHTDSSNTGPGTPRGLRVDFSTIDINECGGQSNRCHTCTNLDGSYRCECKNGYYHSPAASTCFDFNECAYDNGGCDHICDNTGGSYICKCNPGYYLQADGLSCTTTPTASPTVAPPTTPTTVPPPTTRTTTISTTTPTTQPPTPASICGPSLFTGASGSFQTPAWPATYPLNFNCEWNIQAPSPGCNVCLTFDDLAFGIAGKTTENCPKDYLKIHDTTGLIRTICDLGRPSLITAIGNTRLYFFAGPYHGPKRTGFRIEYTIVCPTTPSPITRPTTVATTSPDPTTPPPTTRPTTRPTTRSTTTTPPTTLAPTTLPPPTPNCPVLPSNPQGTFSCGGFFQIGQSFGPTNLPFGPFLGTTKPECNWIIFGVGPFQVVFNYFDIPSSRQCSSNSVSVHNGFGTGSNSPLIEKMCGEKCGEYTVTGTGNIMTVTLRVSSPGSFRGFYAQFKQI; this comes from the exons ATGCAATACGTTATTCCAGCGCTCTATGGCCGAATGCACAAGTACCATACACCATTTCTCCTGACTTTAGTG GCAATGAGGCACTGGGAAGACAGAACTTGTCTTCGATTTTTTCCTCGCACAACAGAACGCTACTTCATCTATATCCTTTCAGGAGATGG GTGCTATTCTTATGTTGGACGTCTGCATCGCAATTATCAACCTCAAGGTGTCTCTCTGGGTCCGGGATGTGTGTATTTGAGAACAGCTATTCATGAGATAGGACATGCAATAGGATTTTATCATGAGCACACTCGGCATGACCGGGATCAGTACGTAAACGTAATCACAAATAACATCCGTAATGGACAAGCAGGCAATTTTGCGAAAGCTAGACCTGGTCAAACACTTACATTAGGTTATGGCTATGACTATGCCAGCATTATGCACTACACTGGTACTTCGTTTGCAAAGTCCCGTAGCAATCCGACTATTGTAGCGAAAGACGAAGGAATTGTGTTCGGCTCTGCACAAGAACTAAGCCCTTTGGATATCCTTAAAGCAAATGCCCTTTATCGATGTG gTTCTACAAGGCCCCCAATTAGCACCTACCCACAAAGTACTAAAGCCCTGACCCTTCCGGACGGAATCACATGCGGTGGAGTCATGGAAGGTAAAAGTGGAACATTCTACTCGCCGAGTTATCCCAACCATATTGTGAATCAGAGGTGTGCATGGGTGATTCGGGTCCCTGAAGGATACAGAGTTCGCCTGAGTTTTCCAGGACTCCGCCTAGAGCAGAG TGCTGGGTGCATTAAAGACTATGTCCAAGTATTTACTGGACGATCTATAAACCCCGAGGATGGTGAATATCTTTCAAGAAATGCTAGAGATGGCAAATTTTGCAGCTCTAGCCAGATATACACCTCAAACTATGTGTATGACAACACAGCAACTGTCTACTACCACACTGATAGTAGCAACACAGGACCTGGTACACCGCGGGGACTTCGGGTGGACTTCTCAACAATTG ACATCAATGAGTGTGGTGGCCAATCAAACAGatgtcacacatgcacaaatctTGACGGATCGTACCGCTGTGAATGTAAAAATGGATACTATCACTCTCCAGCAGCAAGTACTTGCTTTG ATTTCAATGAGTGTGCATACGATAATGGAGGATGTGATCATATTTGTGACAACACTGGAGGCTCTTATATATGCAAATGTAATCCTGGCTACTACCTACAAGCAGATGGTCTGAGCTGCACAACAACACCTACTG CCTCACCAACTGTTGCTCCCCCTACTACTCCAACTACTGTCCCTCCACCCACAACCAGAACGACCACAATTTCCACGACAACACCGACCACACAGCCCCCCACACCTGCTAGTATATGTGGGCCAAGTCTTTTCACAGGTGCCTCTGGAAGCTTCCAAACACCTGCCTGGCCCGCGACCTACCCCTTAAATTTTAACTGTGAATGGAACATCCAAGCTCCTTCTCCAGGATGCAATGTTTGCCTCACATTTGATGATTTAGCTTTTGGGATAGCTGGAAAAACAACTGAAAACTGTCCCAAAGATTATTTGAAGATCCACGATACTACCGGCTTAATTCGCACCATTTGTGACCTTGGTAGACCTTCTCTCATCACTGCAATTGGCAATACCAGACTATACTTCTTTGCTGGACCATATCATGGACCAAAACGTACGGGATTCAGGATTGAGTACACGATAGTCTGTCCAACCACTCCCTCGCCCATCACCAGGCCAACTACAGTAGCCACGACATCACCAGATCCAACCACTCCCCCGCCCACCACCAGGCCAACTACTAGACCCACCACTCGTTCTACCACGACTACACCTCCAACCACCCTCGCTCCCACTACGCTACCACCACCTACTCCGAATTGCCCTGTTTTACCATCCAACCCTCAAGGAACGTTCAGTTGTGGTGGATTCTTCCAGATAGGTCAAAGTTTCGGACCTACTAATCTGCCCTTTGGCCCTTTCCTTGGCACCACAAAGCCTGAATGCAATTGGATAATTTTCGGTGTTGGACCATTCCAAGTCGTGTTCAATTATTTCGATATTCCCAGCAGTAGGCAATGTTCGTCTAATTCTGTTTCGGTGCACAATGGATTTGGAACTGGTTCAAATTCTCCATTGATTGAGAAGATGTGTGGGGAGAAGTGTGGCGAGTACACAGTCACAGGGACAGGAAATATTATGACCGTGACTCTGCGGGTGTCTTCCCCAGGATCGTTCAGAGGATTCTATGCACAATTTAAACAAATTTAA
- the LOC135333666 gene encoding uncharacterized protein LOC135333666 — protein sequence MEQLAVFTAFTAALLLAANALPTISDHSSQLTDDAPTELHSLNQPRSQAKGVFGFSYNANGEHVIEKHYENTEEIEDMIFEDSSMEQENSEQYRNKRNAVSNLWPGGIIPYEIAPEFDAQERRIILQAMRHWEENCCIRFRPRVSDIYSIRIVTSSPGDCRSYLGRTRIRPQPLFLGPNCVRFSTAVHELGHAIGFYHEHSRSDRDQYVTILQNNVFSGITGAFGISFGNTLGLGYDYASIMHYSSRAFSRDGRSETIQANQPNIPIGEAEELSPLDILKANKLYNCPCPLSPPNTVVPPALPPVNPSRSRCGTVEVLSGGEMRTVRSPGYPSHLPNQECAFVFQCPSGFLPQIEFPSMNLESSSGCTKDYAQLYFGSSLDNQDIIRYGGLTDGRICGNRYSRTRFFASTNTITVFYRTDSSGGSTGLQIKITCIDEDECQSARCDNCRNTQGSFECSCKKGYYFSKAATTCYDINECAYQKGGCEYKCVNMGGSYRCQCPFGQYVQSDGKSCGPRQSNPSLPIAPQLPSSCPVTPPPTITTPRPTTRPTSRPTTRPTPRPTTRPTPRPTTRPTPRPTTPPTTRPTTSPPSLCGGSLTGDFGSLQTPSWPATYPFNFDCEWNIQVPSPGCNVRLTFHSIFGIAGKTTQNCPKDYLKIYNNNGRLIRTICDLGRPLPITTTGNTRLYFFAGPYHGPKRTGFRIEYMIVCPTTPPPTTRPTTVATTSPDPTTPLPTTRPTTVATTSPDPTTPLPTTRPTTVATTSPDPTTPLPTTRPTTVATTSPDTTTPLPTTRPTTRPTTRPTTSPPSLCGGSLTDDFGSLQTPSWPATYPFNFDCEWNIQVPSPGCNVRLTFHSIFGIAGKTTQNCPKDYLKIYNNNGRLIRTICDLGRPFPITTTGNTRLYFFAGPYHGPKRTGFRIEYTIVCPTTPSPITRPTTVATTSPDPTTPLPTTRPTTRPTTPPTTLAPTTLPPPTPNCPVLPSNPQGTFGCGGFFQIGQSFGPTNLPFGPFLGTTKPECNWIIFGVGPFQVVFNYFDIPSSRQCSSNSVSVHDGFGTGSNSPLIEKMCGEKCGEYTVKGTGNIMTVTLRVSSPGSFRGFYAQSQKI from the exons ATGGAACAACTTGCAGTTTTCACTGCATTCACAGCTGCACTCTTGCTTGCAGCAAATGCTTTACCTACCATTAGTGACCACAGTAGCCAGCTCACAGATGATGCCCCTACTGAGCTGCATAGCCTCAACCAACCTCGAAGTCAAGCTAAAGGAGTCTTTGGATTTTCATACAATGCCAATGGGGAGCATGTCATCGAAAAACATTATG AGAACACCGAAGAAATTGAAGACATGATATTCGAAGACTCTTCAATGGAGCAAGAAAACAGTGAACAGTACCGGAACAAAAGAAATGCAGTGTCAAACCTATGGCCTGGTGGGATTATCCCTTACGAGATAGCACCCGAGTTTGATG CTCAAGAGAGGAGGATCATACTGCAAGCAATGCGTCATTGGGAAGAGAACTGTTGCATTCGTTTTCGCCCTCGAGTCTCTGATATCTACTCCATTCGAATAGTGACCAGTTCACCTGGAGA CTGTCGATCTTACCTAGGACGGACAAGAATACGACCTCAACCATTGTTTCTTGGTCCCAACTGTGTCCGATTTTCTACTGCAGTCCACGAGCTTGGCCATGCAATTGGATTCTACCATGAACATAGTCGTAGTGACAGGGATCAATATGTGACTATCctgcaaaataatgttttttCTGGCATCACTGGAGCGTTTGGAATAAGCTTTGGAAACACCCTTGGACTAGGCTATGACTATGCCAGTATCATGCACTACTCTAGCAGAGCATTCTCAAGAGATGGACGAAGTGAAACCATACAAGCCAACCAACCTAACATCCCAATTGGAGAGGCTGAGGAACTGAGTCCTCTGGACATATTAAAGGCAAACAAGCTCTACAACTGCC CTTGCCCACTTTCTCCTCCGAACACTGTTGTTCCACCGGCCTTACCTCCTGTGAACCCCAGCCGCAGCCGCTGTGGAACAGTGGAGGTTCTGAGTGGTGGTGAGATGAGAACAGTACGATCCCCTGGGTACCCATCTCACCTCCCAAATCAAGAGTGTGCCTTTGTGTTTCAATGTCCCAGTGGTTTCCTTCCTCAAATCGAATTTCCATCAATGAACTTAGAATCAAG CTCTGGTTGTACTAAAGATTATGCTCAACTCTATTTTGGTTCGAGCTTGGACAATCAGGATATTATTAGATATGGTGGTCTCACCGATGGAAGGATCTGCGGAAATCGATACAGTCGAACAAGATTCTTTGCAAGTACCAACACTATTACCGTCTTTTATCGAACTGACAGTTCTGGGGGAAGCACTGGACTTCAAATTAAAATCACCTGTATAG ATGAGGATGAATGTCAAAGTGCCAGATGTGACAACTGTAGAAATACTCAGGGTTCATTTGAGTGCAGTTGTAAAAAAGGTTACTATTTTTCAAAAGCTGCGACAACCTGCTACG ATATAAACGAATGTGCCTACCAGAAAGGAGGGTGTGAATACAAATGTGTCAACATGGGTGGCTCTTACAGATGTCAGTGTCCATTTGGTCAGTACGTACAATCGGATGGCAAAAGCTGTGGACCTAGACAAT CTAACCCTTCATTGCCAATTGCACCACAATTGCCGTCATCATGTCCTGTgacaccccctcccactatAACTACACCACGTCCTACTACACGCCCCACCTCCCGTCCTACTACACGCCCCACCCCCCGTCCTACTACACGTCCCACCCCCCGTCCTACTACACGCCCTACCCCCCGTCCTACTACACCCCCCACCACCCGTCCTACCACATCTCCTCCTTCCCTATGCGGTGGAAGTTTAACAGGTGATTTTGGAAGCTTACAAACTCCTTCTTGGCCTGCGACTTACCCTTTCAATTTTGACTGTGAATGGAACATCCAAGTGCCTTCTCCAGGTTGCAATGTTCGCCTCACATTCCATTCAATCTTTGGAATAGCTGGAAAAACAACTCAAAACTGTCCCAAAGATTATTTGAAGATCTACAATAATAACGGCCGCTTGATTCGCACCATTTGTGACCTTGGTAGACCTCTTCCGATCACTACAACTGGCAATACCAGACTATACTTCTTTGCTGGACCATATCATGGACCAAAACGTACGGGATTCAGGATTGAGTACATGATAGTCTGTCCAACCACTCCCCCGCCTACCACCAGGCCAACTACAGTAGCCACGACATCACCAGATCCAACCACTCCCCTACCTACCACCAGGCCAACTACAGTAGCCACGACATCACCAGATCCAACCACTCCCCTACCTACCACCAGGCCAACTACAGTAGCCACGACATCACCAGATCCAACCACTCCCCTACCTACCACCAGGCCAACTACAGTAGCCACGACATCACCAGATACAACTACTCCCCTACCCACCACCAGGCCAACTACTAGACCCACCACCCGTCCTACCACATCTCCTCCTTCCTTATGCGGTGGAAGTTTAACAGATGATTTTGGAAGCTTACAAACTCCTTCTTGGCCTGCGACTTACCCTTTCAATTTTGACTGTGAATGGAACATCCAAGTGCCTTCTCCAGGTTGCAATGTTCGCCTCACATTCCATTCAATCTTTGGAATAGCTGGAAAAACAACTCAAAACTGTCCCAAAGATTATTTGAAGATCTACAATAATAACGGCCGCTTGATTCGCACCATTTGTGACCTTGGTAGACCTTTTCCCATCACTACAACTGGCAATACCAGACTATACTTCTTTGCTGGACCATATCATGGACCAAAACGTACGGGATTCAGGATTGAGTATACGATAGTCTGTCCAACCACTCCCTCGCCCATCACCAGGCCAACTACAGTAGCCACGACATCACCAGATCCAACCACTCCCCTGCCCACCACCAGGCCAACTACTAGACCCACCACACCTCCAACCACCCTCGCTCCCACTACGCTACCACCACCCACTCCGAATTGCCCTGTTTTACCATCCAACCCTCAAGGAACGTTCGGTTGTGGTGGATTCTTCCAGATAGGTCAAAGTTTCGGACCTACTAATCTGCCCTTTGGGCCTTTCCTTGGCACTACAAAGCCTGAATGCAATTGGATAATTTTCGGTGTTGGACCATTCCAAGTCGTGTTCAATTATTTCGATATTCCCAGCAGTAGGCAATGTTCGTCTAATTCTGTTTCGGTGCACGATGGATTTGGAACTGGTTCAAATTCTCCATTGATTGAGAAGATGTGTGGGGAGAAGTGTGGCGAGTACACAGTCAAAGGGACAGGAAATATCATGACCGTGACTCTGCGGGTGTCTTCCCCAGGATCGTTCAGAGGATTCTATGCACAATCACAAAAAATTTAA